From Pedobacter indicus, a single genomic window includes:
- a CDS encoding sigma factor-like helix-turn-helix DNA-binding protein, with amino-acid sequence MSRFKQLSHKEIAAELNISVKTVENQIGIALKRLKILLKDYIYLLVFFLWG; translated from the coding sequence ATGAGCCGCTTTAAGCAGCTTTCACATAAGGAAATAGCAGCGGAACTGAATATTTCTGTAAAAACCGTCGAAAATCAAATAGGCATAGCGCTAAAGCGATTGAAAATTTTATTGAAGGACTATATTTACTTGCTTGTATTTTTTTTGTGGGGTTGA
- a CDS encoding Crp/Fnr family transcriptional regulator, which produces MQRFLSFLQSKAVLDGKFIEMITSSVEELTLYKLDYLYTENQSINTIYFLLDGFVSGSERVEGRDILTNFWEPMTFIIPDSIARKTYFESTVKIQLQEDSNFIKIKTRDILESLQYPTGQYLYNFFINAELRRRHLQTRFLRLCTVKERIRYLSDHHQVVFRYLSHEQLASFVGTSRPNLTNLLSEITRGG; this is translated from the coding sequence ATGCAACGATTTTTATCATTTTTGCAGTCAAAAGCTGTTTTAGATGGTAAGTTTATTGAAATGATTACAAGTTCTGTAGAAGAGTTAACGTTATATAAACTGGACTACCTCTACACTGAAAACCAATCTATTAACACCATTTATTTTTTGTTGGACGGATTTGTGTCCGGTTCCGAAAGAGTCGAAGGTCGTGATATCCTGACAAACTTCTGGGAGCCCATGACCTTTATCATACCCGACAGCATCGCCCGGAAAACCTACTTCGAGAGCACTGTCAAAATACAATTACAGGAAGATAGCAACTTCATTAAAATCAAAACACGCGACATCCTGGAGTCCCTCCAATACCCGACGGGGCAGTACCTTTACAATTTCTTTATCAATGCCGAATTGCGGAGAAGGCACCTCCAGACCCGTTTTCTGCGTCTATGCACCGTGAAAGAACGGATTAGGTACCTGAGCGACCATCACCAAGTCGTTTTTAGGTATCTTAGTCACGAACAACTCGCTTCGTTTGTTGGTACCAGCCGGCCGAACCTAACCAACCTGCTTTCCGAAATAACTCGGGGCGGGTAA
- a CDS encoding RagB/SusD family nutrient uptake outer membrane protein, which translates to MRNYMYRFIFVTLLWALASCSDYLDVKPDKSLVVPQTLKDLRGLLDNSVLMNGSHSTLSVIGSDNFFVEPETWQSLVVLPEKNAYVWNEDIYESDINIMDWKYPYQQIYNTNLVLETLDKIERTSMNAIEYDELQGSAYFCRAWAYYQLAQLFCKTYDARTSDVDLGLPLKLESDINIQPRRSSVAITYMQIVGDLKNALELLSAKSETKTRPSQQAAYALMARTLLVMDDFDNAYLYADSALTIDNELLDLNIMDANEEFPFIRFNREVIFHTAMVSSTILHPRNLQVDPSLYGLYEENDLRKHIFFTMGNNGSPTFKGSYNGDRFLFAGLSTNELYLIKAECAVRTGKMEEANASLNTLLKNRYPEGWEGINETERNRLLDIILRERRKELPFRGIRWSDLRRLNKHHDHAITLTRQMGDQTFMLEPNSERYVLPIPDIVIELSGIRQNPR; encoded by the coding sequence ATGAGAAACTATATGTATAGATTTATTTTTGTCACTTTGTTGTGGGCTTTAGCATCTTGCTCTGATTATCTGGATGTGAAACCCGATAAGTCACTCGTCGTACCCCAGACGCTGAAGGATCTCCGGGGCCTGCTTGACAACTCGGTATTAATGAACGGTTCCCACAGCACCCTTTCGGTTATAGGTTCTGACAATTTCTTCGTCGAGCCAGAAACCTGGCAGTCGCTCGTGGTCTTACCCGAAAAAAATGCATACGTCTGGAACGAGGACATCTATGAGAGCGATATCAATATCATGGACTGGAAATATCCCTACCAGCAGATCTACAACACCAATCTAGTACTGGAGACCCTGGATAAGATAGAAAGGACGTCTATGAATGCAATTGAATACGATGAACTGCAAGGGAGCGCCTATTTTTGCAGGGCATGGGCTTATTACCAGTTGGCACAGTTGTTCTGTAAGACCTACGACGCTCGAACATCGGATGTCGATTTGGGGCTGCCCCTAAAGCTTGAATCTGACATTAATATACAACCTCGCCGTAGTTCCGTGGCCATTACATACATGCAGATCGTAGGTGATCTAAAAAACGCATTGGAACTATTATCTGCTAAATCAGAAACAAAGACGCGGCCATCTCAACAAGCAGCCTATGCGCTAATGGCAAGAACCCTCTTGGTTATGGACGACTTCGATAATGCCTATTTGTATGCAGATTCAGCATTGACGATAGATAATGAGCTGTTGGATCTCAATATCATGGACGCCAACGAAGAGTTCCCGTTTATCCGATTCAATAGGGAGGTTATCTTCCATACAGCTATGGTTTCATCGACCATTTTGCACCCACGGAACCTGCAGGTCGACCCTTCATTATATGGCCTATATGAGGAAAATGATTTAAGGAAGCATATTTTCTTTACAATGGGGAATAACGGTTCACCTACTTTCAAGGGGTCGTATAACGGTGACCGCTTTTTATTTGCCGGCCTTTCAACGAATGAACTGTATTTAATCAAAGCCGAATGTGCAGTAAGGACAGGGAAAATGGAAGAAGCAAACGCTTCCCTGAATACGCTGCTGAAAAATCGCTACCCTGAAGGTTGGGAGGGGATAAATGAAACAGAACGAAATAGGCTATTGGACATTATTCTTCGTGAACGCCGTAAGGAACTTCCGTTTAGAGGCATCAGATGGTCAGATTTACGGAGGTTAAACAAACATCATGATCATGCAATTACGTTGACCCGTCAAATGGGTGATCAAACTTTTATGCTGGAACCCAACAGCGAGCGCTATGTGTTGCCGATCCCGGATATTGTTATTGAACTTTCTGGAATAAGACAGAACCCGCGGTGA
- a CDS encoding MauE/DoxX family redox-associated membrane protein gives MKWAENISWAVSFLLILLWVYTALSKVADVEMFASQLSRQPEPVSTLAPILVWVLPLVELVAATMLMFAQTRKSGLLLSFFLMLGFTVYVALAVIGFWEDIPCSCGGVLNQLSWRDHLWFNLFFLMIAALGLAAERHLRRSKHQGGNLQQAAPAGGPA, from the coding sequence ATGAAATGGGCAGAAAACATATCGTGGGCAGTTAGCTTTCTCTTGATCCTTCTTTGGGTATATACTGCCTTGAGCAAGGTGGCAGATGTAGAGATGTTCGCATCACAGCTGAGCCGACAACCCGAACCCGTCAGCACCTTGGCACCAATACTGGTTTGGGTACTGCCCTTGGTAGAATTGGTGGCGGCAACCATGCTGATGTTCGCGCAAACGCGGAAAAGCGGCCTTCTCCTCTCCTTCTTCCTGATGCTGGGATTTACAGTTTATGTAGCGCTGGCCGTTATAGGTTTCTGGGAAGACATACCCTGCAGTTGTGGCGGTGTACTTAATCAGCTCAGTTGGCGAGATCATTTATGGTTCAATCTATTCTTTCTCATGATCGCTGCACTTGGTTTAGCAGCAGAAAGACATTTAAGAAGATCAAAACATCAAGGGGGCAACCTGCAGCAGGCCGCCCCTGCGGGCGGACCGGCCTAA
- a CDS encoding helix-turn-helix domain-containing protein, which translates to MKDDFNLIGFSNMLKDLQKQVKSVEATLRDLLKQQKANVKGARLRRYLTIEEVCELLDLHRNTVYRYIRAGNISSTVVGRQLYIHEDELLELFNKNRKTFE; encoded by the coding sequence ATGAAAGATGACTTTAATTTAATTGGCTTTTCCAATATGCTGAAAGATTTACAAAAGCAAGTGAAGAGCGTTGAGGCCACATTAAGAGATTTGCTGAAGCAGCAGAAAGCAAATGTAAAGGGCGCAAGGCTGAGGCGCTACCTGACGATCGAAGAGGTTTGTGAGTTGCTGGACCTCCACCGGAATACGGTTTACCGGTACATCCGGGCTGGCAATATCTCATCCACGGTGGTCGGCCGGCAGCTTTACATTCACGAGGATGAGTTGTTGGAGTTGTTTAATAAAAATAGAAAAACGTTTGAATAA
- a CDS encoding DUF6266 family protein: MGLYVKGVLGSFSGKVGTVVGANWRSIDYLRSLPKPSSKPATEKQIAHREKFALVINFLSPLRELINIGYNDDQQAKQTGFNKATGQLMRLVEGEYPNFNIPYDQVVLSNGGMQPVRAVVGTGMDGMDISWNTASNLYGANPTDVVNLVLYSEVTDDFFVFQDATRADGLYSITSEEMGGGDFHGWIFATSANNAGRSKSTYLGLIEF, translated from the coding sequence ATGGGACTTTATGTTAAAGGAGTATTGGGATCGTTTTCAGGGAAAGTTGGAACGGTTGTAGGTGCAAATTGGCGTTCGATCGACTACTTGCGGTCATTGCCGAAACCTTCATCGAAGCCGGCAACGGAAAAGCAGATAGCACATAGGGAAAAGTTTGCCTTAGTGATCAATTTTCTGTCGCCTTTACGAGAACTGATTAATATCGGCTACAACGATGATCAGCAGGCTAAACAGACGGGCTTTAATAAGGCCACCGGTCAGCTAATGCGATTGGTTGAAGGCGAGTACCCGAATTTCAATATCCCGTATGATCAGGTGGTTCTTTCGAACGGTGGGATGCAGCCTGTGCGTGCGGTAGTGGGTACGGGTATGGACGGTATGGATATCAGCTGGAATACGGCGAGTAATCTGTACGGTGCGAACCCTACGGATGTGGTGAACTTGGTGCTTTATAGCGAGGTGACGGACGACTTCTTCGTATTCCAGGATGCGACGCGGGCGGACGGCCTGTATTCGATCACTTCGGAGGAGATGGGCGGAGGTGACTTCCATGGATGGATATTTGCCACCTCGGCCAACAATGCTGGCCGCTCGAAGAGCACCTATTTAGGGTTGATCGAGTTCTAG